Proteins from one Vanessa atalanta chromosome 15, ilVanAtal1.2, whole genome shotgun sequence genomic window:
- the LOC125069353 gene encoding protein lifeguard 1-like yields MAQPGYMGPNSFGEDAYPGTFDFTEQSIRRGFIRKVYSILMCQLLVTMGVIALFIFHEPTKVFVRNNSYLFWIAFVVLFVCLIAMACCTELRRQTPVNFIFLAIFTCAQSFLLGVTAGVYDASEVMIAVGITAAVCLGLTLFAFQTKFDFTVMGGALVAASMILLVFGILAIIFRSNILNILYAAAGALIFSLYLVYDTQLMMGGKHKYSISPEEYIFAALNLYLDIVNIFLFILTIIGMSK; encoded by the exons ATGGCACAG CCAGGTTACATGGGTCCAAACAGCTTCGGCGAAGATGCTTACCCAGGCACCTTCGACTTTACTGAACAGAGCATACGAAGAGGTTTTATTAGAAAA GTATATTCGATTCTGATGTGTCAACTTTTGGTAACGATGGGGGTCATTGCACTTTTCATCTTCCACGAACCCACAAAAGTCTTCGTTAGAAATAATTCGTACCTATT TTGGATAGCGTTCGTCGTCTTATTCGTATGTCTGATTGCCATGGCTTGCTGCACGGAGCTGCGGCGGCAGACGCCGGTGAATTTTATCTTCTTAGCCATATTCACATGCGCACAAAGCTTCCTACTAGGAGTCACTGCTGGTGTCTACGATGCTTCTGAA GTAATGATAGCAGTTGGTATAACAGCTGCAGTATGTCTGGGATTGACGCTCTTCGCTTTCCAAACCAAATTCGACTTCACGGTAATGGGCGGAGCTCTAGTCGCGGCATCAATGATCCTACTTGTATTTG GTATTTTGGCAATCATATTCAGAagcaacatattaaatatattatacgccGCTGCGGGTGCGTTGATCTTCTCTCTCTATCTCGTGTACGACACGCAGCTGATGATGGGAGGCAAGCACAAGTACAGCATCTCTCCAGAGGAATACATCTTCGCAGCTCTGAACCTCTACTTGGACATTGTCAACATTTTCCTCTTCATCCTCACAATTATCGGAATGTCGAAATAG
- the LOC125069111 gene encoding protein lifeguard 1-like isoform X1 yields the protein MWQSPGVYPGDQSQGGYPQGGYPQGAYPQAGYPQGGYPQGGYPQAGYPPGGYPPPPQPGFQPAGYGGQGYGDPAGYAGQGSNFGEDSDVKGFDFNEQSIRKSFIRKVYGILMCQLLVTLSFITLFVYHTPTKLWVQRNTFMFWIAFAVVLVTLIAMACCHSVRRTAPMNFIFLGIFTVAESFLLGVTSSMYASDAVMMAVGLTAAVCLALTLFAFQTKWDFTVMGGALLCATVVLLIFGIVAIFVPGKTLTLIYASLGALIFSLYLIYDTQLMMGGKHKFTISPEEYVFAALNLYLDIINIFIYILTIIGAVRD from the exons ATGTGGCAGAGTCCAGGAGTTTATCCCGGag ATCAGTCACAAGGCGGGTACCCCCAGGGTGGTTACCCACAAGGCGCTTATCCTCAGGCAGGCTATCCGCAAGGCGGCTATCCACAAGGCGGCTACCCGCAAGCTGGTTACCCCCCGGGCGGCTATCCTCCACCTCCCCAACCAGGGTTCCAGCCAGCCGGATATGGGGGTCAAGGCTATGGTGAT CCGGCCGGTTACGCGGGCCAAGGCAGCAACTTCGGCGAGGATTCCGACGTCAAAGGCTTTGACTTCAATGAACAGAGCATCCGCAAATCTTTCATTCGAAAG GTTTACGGGATCTTGATGTGTCAGCTGCTGGTGACGTTGTCCTTTATAACTCTCTTCGTGTACCACACGCCGACTAAGCTATGGGTGCAGAGGAATACGTTCATGTT CTGGATCGCGTTCGCGGTGGTGCTGGTGACGCTGATCGCGATGGCGTGCTGCCACAGCGTGCGGCGCACGGCGCCCATGAACTTCATCTTCCTCGGGATCTTCACGGTGGCCGAGAGCTTCCTGCTCGGCGTCACCAGCAGCATGTACGCCAGCGACGCG GTGATGATGGCGGTGGGGCTGACGGCGGCGGTGTGCCTGGCGCTCACGCTGTTCGCCTTCCAGACCAAGTGGGACTTCACCGTCATGGGCGGGGCTCTGCTCTGCGCTACCGTCGTGTTGCTGATCTTTG GTATCGTCGCCATATTCGTCCCCGGCAAGACTTTGACTCTGATATACGCTTCGCTCGGCGCACTGATCTTCTCCCTCTACCTCATCTACGACACTCAGCTGATGATGGGAGGCAAACACAAGTTCACCATCTCCCCGGAGGAGTATGTCTTCGCTGCATTGAACCTTTACTTAGACATCATAAATATCTTCATTTACATTTTGACGatcattggcgccgtaagagaTTAG
- the LOC125069111 gene encoding protein lifeguard 1-like isoform X2, protein MYQSQGGYPQGGYPQGAYPQAGYPQGGYPQGGYPQAGYPPGGYPPPPQPGFQPAGYGGQGYGDPAGYAGQGSNFGEDSDVKGFDFNEQSIRKSFIRKVYGILMCQLLVTLSFITLFVYHTPTKLWVQRNTFMFWIAFAVVLVTLIAMACCHSVRRTAPMNFIFLGIFTVAESFLLGVTSSMYASDAVMMAVGLTAAVCLALTLFAFQTKWDFTVMGGALLCATVVLLIFGIVAIFVPGKTLTLIYASLGALIFSLYLIYDTQLMMGGKHKFTISPEEYVFAALNLYLDIINIFIYILTIIGAVRD, encoded by the exons ATGt ATCAGTCACAAGGCGGGTACCCCCAGGGTGGTTACCCACAAGGCGCTTATCCTCAGGCAGGCTATCCGCAAGGCGGCTATCCACAAGGCGGCTACCCGCAAGCTGGTTACCCCCCGGGCGGCTATCCTCCACCTCCCCAACCAGGGTTCCAGCCAGCCGGATATGGGGGTCAAGGCTATGGTGAT CCGGCCGGTTACGCGGGCCAAGGCAGCAACTTCGGCGAGGATTCCGACGTCAAAGGCTTTGACTTCAATGAACAGAGCATCCGCAAATCTTTCATTCGAAAG GTTTACGGGATCTTGATGTGTCAGCTGCTGGTGACGTTGTCCTTTATAACTCTCTTCGTGTACCACACGCCGACTAAGCTATGGGTGCAGAGGAATACGTTCATGTT CTGGATCGCGTTCGCGGTGGTGCTGGTGACGCTGATCGCGATGGCGTGCTGCCACAGCGTGCGGCGCACGGCGCCCATGAACTTCATCTTCCTCGGGATCTTCACGGTGGCCGAGAGCTTCCTGCTCGGCGTCACCAGCAGCATGTACGCCAGCGACGCG GTGATGATGGCGGTGGGGCTGACGGCGGCGGTGTGCCTGGCGCTCACGCTGTTCGCCTTCCAGACCAAGTGGGACTTCACCGTCATGGGCGGGGCTCTGCTCTGCGCTACCGTCGTGTTGCTGATCTTTG GTATCGTCGCCATATTCGTCCCCGGCAAGACTTTGACTCTGATATACGCTTCGCTCGGCGCACTGATCTTCTCCCTCTACCTCATCTACGACACTCAGCTGATGATGGGAGGCAAACACAAGTTCACCATCTCCCCGGAGGAGTATGTCTTCGCTGCATTGAACCTTTACTTAGACATCATAAATATCTTCATTTACATTTTGACGatcattggcgccgtaagagaTTAG
- the LOC125069113 gene encoding 39S ribosomal protein L52, mitochondrial gives MNTLTKGISSLTYTKLNTITRSLSCTSALYIKQWRVNRGLSVNRTAEGILTDGQDYTFLDGRPTPLLQKQKKRMLKHQEYASQIVSMCSEVDFAKQRHQNAIRAKEEERQAIISNRLKPKGKALWKK, from the exons atgaatacattaaCAAAAGGGATAAGTAGCTTAACATACActaaac taAACACCATCACTCGTTCACTGAGTTGTACATCAGCGCTGTATATCAAGCAGTGGCGAGTCAACCGAGGTTTGTCGGTCAATCGGACGGCTGAAGGTATTCTCACTGATGGACAGGATTATACCTTTTTAGATGGAAGACCGACACCATTACTG caaaaacAGAAGAAACGCATGCTCAAACATCAGGAATATGCAAGTCAAATTGTCTCGATGTGCTCAGAAGTTGATTTTGCGAAACAGAGACATCAGAATGCAATAAGAGCGAAGGAAGAAGAGCGACAAGCAATTATTAGTAACAGGCTTAAGCCAAAAGGAAAGGCTCTAtggaagaaataa